In Oncorhynchus tshawytscha isolate Ot180627B linkage group LG28, Otsh_v2.0, whole genome shotgun sequence, a genomic segment contains:
- the LOC112244643 gene encoding growth/differentiation factor 15, whose translation MPSSVTQCFLFSWVVLLFSLCQGEGRPRLGQEEKQRVLVLESVKTRILSSMGMEREARPREMASEEELMRMHRLYRETLRQLRRSSSQERETQRSPRRASTVLHPATVEPLKVLWSDEEHPSDMLWYRAVFHKNPHIRKELTLARAEVKPYKQLLDGSKAAEPTIRDEVHVKIYETKPLNSSLLIHTETLVQTVAARTGDLTLDIRTVVGKWSGRSDGHSLVVEVEQALEEGTDPKRTPQMVLQVDLVEPRSAGRRRRTRSNKEDNCDEDGSCCRKSINVSFKEIGWSDWVVAPTGYNMHFCDGSCPHNYKPASMHAQAKSRLHHINKGATPRPCCVPAAYEPVILMHYDSWGKLKLTPFNDLIVSKCHCA comes from the exons ATGCCTAGCTCAGTCACACAGTGCTTTCTCTTCTCTTGGGTGGTCCTCCTCTTCAGCCTCTGTCAGGGGGAGGGCCGACCCCGCCTGGGGCAGGAGGAGAAGCAGAGGGTCTTGGTCTTGGAGTCAGTGAAGACAAGGATCCTGAGCTCCATGGGGATGGAAAGGGAGGCCAGGCCCAGGGAAATGGCTTCAGAAGAGGAGCTGATGAGGATGCATAGGCTCTACAGGGAAACACTGAGGCAGCTGAGAAGGAGCTCCAGTCAGGAGAGGGAAACCCAGCGTTCCCCAAGGAGGGCATCCACTGTGCTTCATCCAGCCACAG TGGAGCCTCTCAAAGTGCTTTGGAGTGATGAGGAACATCCATCAGATATGCTTTGGTACAGAGCTGTATTCCACAAGAACCCACACATCAGGAAGGAGCTCACTTTGGCCCGGGCTGAGGTGAAGCCCTACAAACAGCTGTTGGATGGCTCTAAAGCTGCCGAGCCCACAATTAGGGATGAGGTTCATGTGAAGATCTATGAGACGAAACCACTGAACTCTTCTCTATTGATTCACACAGAGACCCTTGTTCAGACGGTCGCTGCAAGAACTGGTGATTTGACTTTGGACATCAGAACTGTGGTTGGTAAGTGGAGTGGGAGGTCGGACGGCCACTCTCTGGTTGTGGAAGTAGAACAGGCCTTAGAAGAGGGAACTGATCCCAAGAGGACCCCTCAGATGGTCCTGCAGGTAGACCTTGTAGAACCTAGATCAGCAGGCAGAAGGAGACGGACTCGCTCCAACAAAGAGGACAACTGTGACGAAGACGGTAGCTGCTGCCGAAAATCCATCAATGTGTCCTTCAAGGAGATTGGCTGGTCAGACTGGGTCGTGGCCCCCACTGGTTACAACATGCATTTCTGCGACGGCTCCTGTCCACACAACTACAAGCCAGCCAGCATGCACGCGCAGGCAAAGTCTCGTCTTCACCACATCAACAAGGGAGCAACACCTCGGCCCTGTTGTGTGCCGGCAGCCTATGAGCCTGTGATCCTCATGCACTACGACAGTTGGGGAAAGTTGAAGCTCACACCCTTCAATGACTTGATTGTCAGCAAATGCCACTGTGCTTGA